The following are encoded in a window of Mycolicibacterium tusciae JS617 genomic DNA:
- a CDS encoding steroid 3-ketoacyl-CoA thiolase produces MGNPVIVEATRSPIGKRNGWLSGLHATELLGATQRALVEKAGISSEFQAGDVEQVIGGCVTQFGEQSNNITRVSWLVAGLPDHVGATTVDCQCGSAQQANGLIMGLIAAGAIDVGIACGIEAMSRVGLGANAGPDRGILRPASWDIDLPDQFTAAERIAQRRGITREDIDQFGFDSQRKAAQAWAEGRFDREISGIEAPVLDENKQPTSDRHVVTRDQGMRDTTLEGLASLKPVIEGGIHTAGTSSQISDGAAAVLWMDEDKAKALGLKPRARIVSHALVGSEPYYHLDGPVQSTAKVLEKAGMKMGDIDITEINEAFASVVLSWARVHDPDMDKVNVNGGAIALGHPVGSTGARLITTALHELERTDQSTALITMCAGGALSTGTIIERI; encoded by the coding sequence ATGGGTAACCCTGTCATTGTTGAAGCCACCCGCAGCCCCATCGGCAAGCGAAACGGATGGCTATCCGGCCTCCACGCCACCGAGTTGCTGGGCGCCACGCAGAGGGCTCTGGTCGAGAAAGCCGGCATCTCGTCTGAATTTCAAGCCGGTGACGTCGAGCAGGTCATTGGCGGCTGCGTCACGCAGTTCGGCGAGCAGTCCAACAACATCACCCGGGTGAGCTGGCTGGTCGCCGGACTGCCCGATCACGTCGGCGCCACCACCGTCGACTGCCAGTGCGGCAGCGCCCAGCAGGCCAACGGCCTCATCATGGGGCTGATCGCGGCCGGTGCCATCGACGTCGGCATCGCCTGCGGGATCGAGGCCATGAGCCGGGTCGGCCTGGGCGCCAACGCAGGCCCCGACCGCGGCATCCTGCGGCCTGCGTCCTGGGATATCGACCTGCCCGATCAGTTCACCGCCGCCGAGCGGATCGCGCAGCGCCGCGGTATCACCCGCGAAGACATCGACCAGTTCGGCTTCGACTCGCAGCGCAAGGCCGCCCAGGCCTGGGCCGAGGGACGCTTCGATCGCGAGATCAGTGGCATCGAGGCCCCGGTGCTCGACGAGAACAAGCAGCCCACCAGCGACCGTCACGTCGTCACCCGCGACCAGGGCATGCGCGACACCACGCTGGAGGGTCTGGCCAGCCTCAAGCCCGTCATTGAGGGCGGTATCCACACCGCAGGCACGTCGTCACAGATCTCAGACGGCGCCGCCGCGGTGCTGTGGATGGACGAGGACAAGGCCAAGGCACTCGGGCTCAAGCCGCGGGCGCGGATCGTCAGCCACGCGCTCGTCGGGTCCGAGCCGTACTACCACCTCGACGGTCCCGTCCAGTCGACGGCGAAGGTGCTCGAGAAGGCCGGTATGAAGATGGGCGACATCGACATCACCGAGATCAACGAGGCCTTCGCGTCGGTCGTGTTGTCGTGGGCGCGGGTGCACGACCCGGACATGGACAAGGTGAATGTCAACGGCGGTGCGATCGCGCTCGGGCACCCGGTCGGGAGCACCGGCGCCCGCCTGATCACCACGGCGCTGCACGAGTTGGAGCGCACGGACCAGAGCACTGCGCTTATCACCATGTGCGCCGGCGGCGCGCTGTCCACCGGAACGATCATCGAGCGGATCTGA
- a CDS encoding cytochrome P450: MPPTKIPADFDFLDPDVNLAGLPVEELAVLREAEPIHWVDIPGGTGGFEDKGYWLVTKHADVKEVSRRSDVFSSWLNGAIPTWPKEMTRENVELQRSVMLNMDAPHHTRLRKIISRGFTPRAIGRLEDELAQRAQNIAKTAAAQGSGDFVEQVSCELPLQAIAGLLGVPQDDRDKLFRWSNEMTGGEDPEFADVDPAQSSMELIMYAMAMADERSKNPTEDIVTALIEADIDGEKLSDDEFGFFVIMLAVAGNETTRNSITHGMIAFSQNPEQWELYKRERPSTAADEIIRWATPVSAFQRTAHEDVELGGVTIKKGQRAVMSYRSANFDSEVFDDPHTFNILRDPNPHVGFGGSGAHYCIGANLARMTINLIFNAVADHMPDIKGISEPERLRSGWLNGIKHWQVDYSGKGAAAAQ; the protein is encoded by the coding sequence ATGCCACCCACCAAGATCCCAGCCGACTTCGACTTCCTCGACCCCGACGTCAACCTCGCCGGGCTGCCCGTAGAAGAGCTAGCGGTGCTGCGCGAGGCTGAACCCATCCACTGGGTCGACATTCCCGGCGGCACCGGCGGCTTCGAGGACAAGGGCTACTGGCTGGTGACCAAGCACGCCGACGTCAAAGAGGTCTCGCGGCGCAGCGACGTCTTTTCCAGCTGGCTGAACGGGGCAATCCCGACCTGGCCCAAGGAGATGACGCGCGAGAACGTCGAACTGCAGCGCAGCGTCATGCTCAACATGGACGCGCCGCACCACACCCGGCTGCGCAAGATCATCTCCCGCGGCTTCACGCCGCGCGCCATCGGACGCCTCGAAGACGAGCTCGCGCAGCGGGCGCAGAACATCGCCAAGACCGCCGCGGCCCAAGGCTCCGGCGACTTCGTCGAACAGGTCAGCTGTGAGCTGCCATTGCAGGCCATCGCCGGACTGCTCGGTGTGCCGCAGGACGACCGCGACAAGCTGTTCCGCTGGTCCAACGAAATGACCGGCGGCGAGGACCCCGAGTTCGCCGACGTCGATCCGGCGCAGTCGTCGATGGAACTGATCATGTACGCGATGGCCATGGCCGACGAGCGGAGCAAGAACCCGACCGAGGACATCGTCACAGCACTGATCGAGGCCGACATCGACGGTGAGAAGCTCTCCGACGACGAGTTCGGCTTCTTCGTGATCATGCTCGCCGTCGCAGGCAACGAGACCACGCGCAACTCGATCACGCACGGAATGATCGCGTTCTCGCAGAACCCCGAACAGTGGGAGCTGTACAAGAGGGAACGTCCGTCGACCGCGGCCGACGAGATCATCCGTTGGGCCACTCCGGTTTCGGCGTTCCAGCGCACCGCCCACGAGGACGTCGAGCTCGGCGGGGTGACGATCAAGAAGGGTCAGCGCGCCGTGATGTCCTACCGCTCGGCCAATTTCGACTCTGAGGTCTTCGATGACCCGCATACCTTCAACATCCTGCGCGATCCGAATCCGCACGTCGGGTTCGGTGGCTCCGGTGCCCACTACTGCATCGGCGCGAACCTGGCCCGTATGACGATCAACCTGATCTTCAACGCCGTCGCCGATCACATGCCAGACATCAAGGGAATCAGTGAGCCCGAGCGGCTACGGTCTGGTTGGCTCAACGGCATCAAGCACTGGCAGGTCGACTACTCGGGCAAGGGCGCAGCCGCGGCCCAATAG
- a CDS encoding acyl-CoA dehydrogenase family protein yields the protein MDFSPDEGQQAVADVVTSALGRDNSWDAVVSGGVTAFGVPDRLGGDGLGLAEVGTALIEIGRHGTISPALATLGLGLIPLLDLASDEQQDRYLAGVPKGSVLTAALNEPGAPLSDRPATVLSDGKLNGVKVAVPYAEQADWLIVTAGDAVAVVSPKADGVQLVKTPTANHGDEYSVTFTDTEVDGVLDGAAPRRMNQLALAAIGAFASGLVAGALRLTADYVANREQFGKPLSTFQTVAAQLAEVYIASRTLSLAANSVLWRLAEGLDADEDIDILGYWLASQAPPVMQLCHHLHGGMGMDIDYPMDRYYSSIKDLTRLVGGPSHRLDLVGAGLGERSDGR from the coding sequence GTGGACTTCAGTCCAGACGAAGGGCAGCAGGCTGTCGCCGATGTGGTGACATCCGCGCTCGGCCGGGACAACAGCTGGGACGCAGTCGTGTCCGGCGGTGTCACGGCCTTCGGGGTGCCCGACCGCCTTGGCGGCGACGGCCTCGGCCTCGCCGAAGTGGGCACGGCCCTGATCGAGATCGGCAGGCACGGCACCATCAGCCCGGCGCTGGCGACTCTTGGCCTCGGGCTGATCCCACTGCTTGACCTGGCGTCCGACGAACAGCAGGACCGCTACCTCGCCGGGGTGCCGAAAGGCTCGGTGCTCACCGCGGCGCTCAACGAGCCCGGTGCACCGCTTTCCGATCGTCCCGCAACTGTCCTTTCAGACGGCAAGCTCAACGGCGTCAAGGTCGCGGTTCCCTATGCGGAACAAGCGGATTGGCTGATCGTGACGGCCGGCGACGCGGTCGCGGTGGTCTCACCGAAGGCCGACGGGGTGCAGCTGGTCAAGACACCCACCGCGAATCACGGCGACGAGTACTCGGTGACGTTTACCGATACAGAGGTTGACGGCGTGCTCGACGGCGCTGCGCCGCGACGGATGAATCAGCTCGCGCTGGCGGCTATCGGGGCGTTCGCGTCGGGTCTGGTCGCGGGGGCCCTTCGGCTTACCGCGGACTACGTCGCCAACCGTGAGCAGTTCGGCAAGCCGCTGTCCACCTTCCAGACCGTCGCCGCGCAGCTTGCCGAGGTCTATATCGCCTCTCGCACACTGTCATTGGCCGCGAACTCGGTGTTGTGGCGGCTAGCCGAGGGGTTGGACGCGGACGAGGACATCGACATCCTCGGCTACTGGCTGGCCTCCCAAGCGCCGCCGGTGATGCAGCTCTGCCACCATCTGCACGGTGGGATGGGCATGGATATCGACTATCCGATGGACCGCTACTACTCGAGCATCAAGGATCTGACTCGGCTGGTTGGCGGGCCGTCGCACCGACTCGACTTGGTGGGAGCCGGACTAGGCGAGCGAAGCGACGGGAGATAG
- the fadE29 gene encoding acyl-CoA dehydrogenase FadE29, which yields MYIELTPEQRQLQAELRQYFSNLISPDEYKEMEADRHGKAYRAIIKRMGSDGKLGVGWPKEFGGHGFGPIEQSIFVNEAHRADVPLPAVTLQTVGPTLQQYGTDLQKKKFLPGILAGEVHFAIGYTEPEAGTDLASLRTSAVKQGDEYIVNGQKVFTTGGHDADYVWLACRTDPEAAKHKGISMLIVDTKDPGYSWTPMILSDGAHHTNATYYNDVRVPAEMLVGEENAGWRLITTQLNNERVMLGPAGRFAALYDRIHTWASKPGSNGDTPLDHDDVKRSLGELKAMWRINELLNWQVAASGETIDVADAAATKVFGTERIQYAGRLAEEIVGKYGNPADADTAELLEWLDSQTKRNLVITFGGGVNEVMREMIAAAGLKVPRVPR from the coding sequence ATGTACATAGAACTGACCCCGGAGCAGCGGCAGCTTCAAGCCGAACTGCGGCAATACTTTTCGAACCTCATCTCCCCGGACGAATACAAGGAGATGGAAGCAGACCGGCACGGCAAGGCCTACCGCGCGATCATCAAGCGGATGGGCTCCGACGGGAAACTCGGTGTCGGCTGGCCGAAGGAATTCGGCGGGCACGGCTTCGGCCCCATCGAGCAGTCGATCTTCGTGAACGAGGCGCACCGTGCCGACGTGCCATTGCCCGCCGTCACCCTGCAGACCGTGGGACCGACGCTCCAGCAGTACGGCACTGACCTCCAGAAGAAGAAGTTCCTGCCGGGAATCCTCGCCGGTGAGGTGCATTTCGCGATCGGCTACACCGAGCCGGAGGCAGGCACTGACCTCGCATCGCTGCGCACGTCCGCGGTCAAGCAGGGCGACGAGTACATCGTCAACGGCCAGAAGGTGTTCACCACCGGAGGCCATGATGCCGACTACGTCTGGCTGGCGTGCCGCACCGATCCGGAAGCCGCCAAGCACAAAGGCATTTCGATGCTGATCGTCGACACCAAGGACCCCGGCTACTCGTGGACACCGATGATCCTGTCCGACGGCGCGCACCACACGAACGCCACGTACTACAACGACGTGCGGGTTCCCGCCGAGATGCTGGTCGGCGAGGAGAACGCCGGGTGGCGCCTGATCACCACCCAGCTCAACAACGAGCGTGTGATGCTCGGTCCCGCAGGCCGTTTCGCCGCACTCTACGACCGCATCCACACGTGGGCGTCCAAGCCGGGAAGCAACGGCGACACCCCGCTGGACCACGACGACGTGAAGCGCTCGCTCGGCGAGCTGAAGGCCATGTGGCGGATCAACGAACTGCTGAACTGGCAGGTCGCCGCCTCCGGCGAGACCATCGACGTCGCCGACGCCGCCGCCACCAAGGTGTTCGGCACCGAGCGCATCCAGTACGCCGGTCGCCTCGCCGAGGAGATCGTCGGCAAGTACGGCAACCCGGCGGATGCGGACACCGCCGAACTGCTCGAGTGGCTGGACTCGCAAACCAAACGCAATCTGGTGATCACGTTCGGCGGAGGTGTCAACGAAGTGATGCGAGAGATGATCGCGGCGGCAGGACTGAAGGTTCCGAGGGTCCCGCGATGA